The Streptomyces sp. CC0208 genome window below encodes:
- a CDS encoding lysophospholipid acyltransferase family protein: protein MRRHPRRGEAGREVSTDSSGRAAAGTAPSERGAEVGRRIGVGLMYGLWKPRVLGAWRMPATGPAILAVNHSHIIDGPMVMGVSPRPTHFLIKKEAFVGPLDPFLTAIGQVKVDRSGADRGAITRALDVLRAGGVLGIFPEGTRGEGDFASLRAGLAYFAVRSGAPVVPVAVLGSSKRPGRLIKGLPPLRSRVDVVFGDPFEAGDGSGRRTRKALDEATERIQKQLSAHLENARRLTGR from the coding sequence GTGCGTCGTCACCCTCGTCGAGGAGAAGCGGGCCGGGAAGTGAGCACGGACTCCTCCGGCAGGGCTGCTGCCGGTACGGCTCCTTCGGAGCGGGGCGCCGAGGTCGGGCGGCGGATCGGCGTCGGGCTGATGTACGGGCTGTGGAAGCCGCGCGTGCTCGGCGCCTGGCGGATGCCCGCGACCGGGCCCGCGATCCTCGCCGTCAACCACTCCCACATCATCGACGGCCCGATGGTCATGGGCGTGTCACCCCGGCCGACGCACTTCCTGATCAAGAAGGAGGCGTTCGTCGGGCCGCTGGATCCCTTCCTGACCGCCATCGGGCAGGTCAAGGTGGACCGCTCCGGCGCCGACCGCGGGGCGATCACCCGGGCACTGGACGTCCTCAGGGCCGGCGGGGTCCTCGGTATCTTTCCGGAGGGCACCCGGGGCGAGGGCGACTTCGCCTCCCTGCGGGCCGGGCTCGCGTACTTCGCGGTGCGCAGCGGGGCACCGGTCGTGCCGGTGGCGGTTCTGGGAAGCTCCAAGAGGCCGGGACGGTTGATAAAGGGGCTGCCTCCGCTGCGCAGCCGGGTCGACGTCGTCTTCGGCGACCCCTTCGAGGCGGGCGACGGCAGCGGACGGCGGACGCGCAAGGCGCTCGACGAGGCGACCGAGCGCATCCAGAAGCAGCTCAGCGCCCACCTGGAAAACGCCAGGCGCCTGACCGGGCGCTAG
- the cmk gene encoding (d)CMP kinase, with product MENGAAQPVIVAIDGPSGTGKSSTSKAVAAQLGLSYLDTGAQYRAITWWMVTNGIDIDDPTAIAAVAGKAEIVSGTDPENPTITVDGTDVAGPIRSQEVTSKVSAVSAVPEVRARITELQRSLATSAEKGIVVEGRDIGTTVLPDADLKVFLTASPEARAARRSGELKSTDIQATREALIKRDAADSSRKTSPLAKADDAVEVDTTELTLAQVIECVVTLVEEKRAGK from the coding sequence GTGGAAAACGGCGCCGCCCAGCCCGTGATTGTCGCCATCGACGGCCCCTCCGGCACGGGCAAGTCGAGCACCTCGAAGGCTGTCGCCGCGCAGCTGGGGCTGAGCTACCTGGACACCGGGGCCCAGTACCGTGCGATCACCTGGTGGATGGTGACCAACGGGATCGACATCGACGACCCGACCGCCATCGCCGCCGTGGCGGGCAAGGCGGAGATCGTCTCCGGCACCGACCCGGAGAACCCGACGATCACGGTGGACGGGACGGACGTGGCCGGACCGATCCGGAGCCAGGAGGTCACCTCGAAGGTCAGCGCCGTGAGCGCCGTACCCGAGGTGCGGGCCCGGATCACCGAGCTGCAGCGGTCCCTGGCCACCTCCGCCGAGAAGGGGATCGTCGTCGAGGGCCGGGACATCGGTACGACCGTGCTGCCGGACGCCGACCTCAAGGTCTTCCTCACCGCCTCGCCGGAGGCCCGCGCCGCCCGCCGCAGCGGGGAGCTCAAGAGCACCGACATACAGGCCACCCGCGAGGCCCTGATCAAGCGGGACGCGGCCGACTCCAGCCGCAAGACCTCGCCGCTCGCCAAGGCGGACGACGCGGTCGAGGTGGACACCACCGAGCTCACCCTCGCGCAGGTCATCGAGTGCGTCGTCACCCTCGTCGAGGAGAAGCGGGCCGGGAAGTGA
- the der gene encoding ribosome biogenesis GTPase Der — translation MNDHIHSEGSGEEHDHGALGDAEYAEFMELAAEEGFDPEDVEGAIEAAGHGPLPVLAVVGRPNVGKSTLVNRIIGRREAVVEDKPGVTRDRVTYEAEWAGRRFKVVDTGGWEQDVLGIDASVAAQAEYAIEAADAVVFVVDAKVGATDTDEAVVRLLRKAGKPVVLAANKVDGLSGESDAAYLWSLGLGEPHPVSALHGRGTGDMLDAVLEALPEAPQQTFGTAIGGPRRIALIGRPNVGKSSLLNKVAGEERVVVNEMAGTTRDPVDELIELGGVTWKFVDTAGIRKRVHLQQGADYYASLRTAAAVEKAEVAVILIDGSESISVQDQRIVTMAVEAGRAIVLAYNKWDTLDEERRYYLEREIETELGQVAWAPRVNVSAKTGRHMEKLVPAIETALAGWETRVPTGRLNAFLGELVAAHPHPIRGGKQPRILFGTQAGTKPPRFVLFASGFIEAGYRRFIERRLREEFGFDGTPIHISVRVREKRGTKKK, via the coding sequence ATGAACGACCACATCCACTCCGAGGGCTCGGGCGAGGAGCACGACCACGGGGCGCTTGGCGATGCCGAGTACGCGGAGTTCATGGAGCTCGCCGCGGAAGAGGGCTTCGACCCCGAGGACGTCGAGGGTGCCATCGAGGCGGCCGGCCACGGTCCGCTGCCCGTGCTCGCCGTCGTCGGCCGCCCGAATGTCGGCAAGTCGACTCTGGTGAACCGCATCATCGGGCGCCGTGAGGCCGTCGTCGAGGACAAGCCCGGCGTCACCCGCGACCGCGTCACCTACGAGGCCGAGTGGGCGGGGCGCCGCTTCAAGGTCGTCGACACCGGCGGCTGGGAGCAGGACGTCCTCGGCATCGACGCCTCCGTGGCCGCACAGGCCGAGTACGCCATCGAGGCCGCCGACGCCGTCGTGTTCGTCGTGGACGCCAAGGTGGGTGCCACCGACACCGACGAGGCGGTCGTACGACTGCTGCGCAAGGCCGGAAAGCCCGTGGTGCTGGCCGCCAACAAGGTGGACGGCCTGAGCGGCGAGTCCGACGCGGCGTACCTGTGGTCCCTGGGACTCGGCGAGCCGCATCCGGTCTCCGCGCTGCACGGCCGGGGGACCGGCGACATGCTGGACGCCGTCCTGGAGGCGCTGCCGGAGGCACCGCAGCAGACCTTCGGCACCGCGATCGGCGGCCCGCGCCGGATCGCCCTCATCGGCCGCCCGAACGTCGGCAAGTCCTCGCTGCTGAACAAGGTGGCCGGTGAGGAGCGGGTCGTCGTCAACGAGATGGCCGGCACCACCCGTGACCCGGTCGACGAGCTGATCGAACTCGGCGGAGTCACCTGGAAGTTCGTCGACACGGCCGGTATCCGCAAGCGGGTCCACCTCCAGCAGGGCGCCGACTACTACGCCTCGTTGCGTACCGCCGCCGCCGTCGAGAAGGCCGAGGTGGCGGTCATCCTGATCGACGGCTCCGAGTCCATCTCGGTCCAGGACCAGCGGATCGTCACGATGGCCGTCGAGGCGGGCCGCGCGATCGTCCTCGCCTACAACAAGTGGGACACCCTCGACGAGGAGCGCCGCTACTACCTGGAGCGGGAGATCGAGACCGAGCTCGGCCAGGTCGCCTGGGCGCCGCGGGTGAACGTCTCGGCGAAGACCGGCCGTCACATGGAGAAGCTGGTCCCGGCGATCGAGACGGCTCTGGCGGGCTGGGAGACGCGGGTCCCGACCGGACGCCTCAACGCCTTCCTCGGCGAGCTGGTCGCCGCCCACCCGCACCCGATCCGGGGCGGCAAGCAGCCGCGCATCCTCTTCGGCACCCAGGCGGGCACCAAGCCGCCGCGGTTCGTGCTCTTCGCCTCCGGGTTCATCGAGGCGGGCTACCGGCGCTTCATCGAGCGCCGGCTGCGCGAGGAGTTCGGGTTCGACGGCACCCCGATCCACATCTCGGTGCGGGTGCGCGAGAAGCGCGGCACGAAGAAGAAGTGA
- a CDS encoding prephenate dehydrogenase: protein MRTALVIGTGLIGTSAALALAGRGVTVHLADHDPEQARTAAALGAGTDEAPEGPVDLAIVAAPPAHVAGVLADAMRRGVARGYIDVASVKGGPRRELEGWGLDLSSYIGTHPMSGREKSGPLAASGDLFEGRPWVLTPTRDTDTEVLNLALELVSHCRAVPVVMDADAHDRAVALVSHMPHLVSSMVAARLEHAEEAAVRLCGQGIRDVTRIAASDPGMWIDILSANPGPVADLLTDVAGDLEETVRALRALQSADEAKRGEGTAGIEGMLRRGNAGQVRVPGKHGSAPRMYEVVAVLIDDQPGQLARIFADAGRAGVNIEDVRIEHATGQQAGLVQLMVEPSAAPVLAASLRERGWAIRQ, encoded by the coding sequence GTGAGGACCGCACTCGTCATCGGGACCGGGCTGATCGGGACGTCCGCCGCGCTGGCGCTCGCGGGGCGGGGCGTCACCGTCCACCTCGCCGACCACGACCCCGAGCAGGCCCGCACGGCCGCCGCGCTCGGCGCGGGCACGGACGAGGCGCCGGAGGGGCCGGTGGACCTCGCGATCGTCGCCGCGCCCCCCGCGCACGTGGCCGGAGTGCTGGCCGACGCGATGCGGCGGGGAGTGGCCCGCGGGTACATCGACGTGGCCAGCGTGAAGGGCGGGCCGCGGCGGGAGCTGGAGGGCTGGGGACTCGACCTCTCCTCGTACATCGGCACGCATCCGATGTCCGGGCGGGAGAAGTCCGGGCCGCTGGCCGCCTCCGGGGACCTCTTCGAGGGGCGGCCCTGGGTGCTGACCCCCACCCGGGACACCGACACCGAGGTGCTGAACCTCGCGCTGGAACTGGTCTCGCACTGTCGCGCGGTGCCGGTGGTCATGGACGCCGACGCCCACGACCGTGCCGTGGCGCTCGTCTCGCACATGCCCCATCTGGTCTCCAGCATGGTCGCCGCGCGGCTCGAGCACGCCGAGGAGGCCGCCGTACGGCTGTGCGGCCAGGGGATCCGGGACGTGACCCGGATCGCCGCGTCCGACCCCGGGATGTGGATCGACATCCTCTCCGCGAACCCGGGTCCGGTGGCCGATCTGCTCACCGATGTCGCCGGGGATCTCGAGGAGACGGTGCGGGCGCTGCGGGCGCTGCAGTCCGCGGACGAGGCGAAGCGGGGCGAGGGCACGGCCGGGATCGAGGGCATGCTGCGGCGGGGGAACGCCGGTCAGGTGCGGGTGCCAGGGAAGCACGGGTCGGCTCCTCGGATGTACGAGGTCGTGGCCGTACTCATCGACGACCAGCCGGGGCAGCTCGCCCGGATCTTCGCGGACGCCGGGCGGGCGGGGGTCAACATCGAGGATGTGCGGATCGAGCATGCGACGGGGCAGCAGGCCGGTCTGGTGCAGCTGATGGTGGAGCCGTCGGCCGCACCCGTGCTGGCGGCCTCGTTGCGGGAGCGGGGCTGGGCCATTCGGCAGTAG